In Plasmodium gaboni strain SY75 chromosome 14, whole genome shotgun sequence, one genomic interval encodes:
- a CDS encoding rhoptry neck protein 2, which yields MLKFFIFILHIYLYIDSIYASEVSKHLNHEKDELKYASPTFDPKKGTKVIFYMPGNEKGVIGNNVQNGQHGTQRNPSTVYPGSEMKNEKTGTANSEIYNKSHGSSNDNNANNSQNKTINLHMDGNNSNNSNSNNYDLNSEYEKIRRKEEEAARRIARERRADINRRNEGNNSNKHNNQQYGGYESGANTPNSRVNINITNNRTHRNPHNTNTDGHNNNMYNTSNGDYTNGGYTNGGYTNGGYSNGGYSNGGYSNGGYSNGDYTNGINNNMNGKNNYNTTNGAYVNGAYDGLNNGSYKLIGNLNNNQNVDNSYNQNNENDKLYTSKYNINLQDNQNSSDNNPNNKSTFNTNIDSSKSERPYFDVYGREYDRNKYIPYSRRNNLNTNQNGSTNNETNNYNTNQNESTNNGTNNYNTNQNGSTNNGTDNYNTNQNGSTNNGTNNFNNNQNGSTRYGSNSKGTYGPNGTPYYVEHQEYDNGKYMPDFHVRDSKDSIGPGGDYHNLYQNTYGNEKNPNIFPGSPHNINVYSVHHKPDNVANGGLNNGMNNGMNNTMNNGLNNGMNYGMNNSGRIGLNNVHPSNDIHNNGTEYSVHYGNSDSNNTNESVQNDYSDSDYDDHNSGNKKKVYKSISERNRKSASQDGSELGYSDSDSDSEYEVVNGENKKYRNKYKGNNEKDKYETNWDSDNYNSDNEIKDGYLSESEREYARKKANEIEDKMNKGEYSRKYKNGKSNASRYDTTQTSDSDDSDIEANAFYVDNGQEMLIKEKEHYSSDSEFHNEESASIGNLNVYFPAENYHFSTYMGFDRRSFLLSNEIELEKMIGANFSNEVKNYCSRHNVAQKKGSYLDISFEYSRALEELRSEMLIDFNKRKHLTNNTDDTILHMIENSEKRKNDTNYKETYEDKDYANNANIFMNEYSNPLSAKYNKILKEYLCHLFVNNPGTKPLERLYYNSLALGELVEPIRNKFKNLASSTIDFNYEIHMASASNIYLLAHFLVLSLAYLSYNEYFTKGTKSFYSLPTILTANSDNSFFMLNEMCNIHYKPNKNFKKDITFIPIESRPKRFTTFYGERRLTCDILELVLNAIMLINVNEINNVFSNNNVDGYENSLSFSNNAIRIFSKVCPKINNDNVLRCEFEESSLYNPKIIKNDMSEKSSQKNLKKAFDLLRTYAEIESNTAEGNTSPYYVSLILDDMKYNDFYKYTLWYEPRELIYGDLKGMRMTKKKNTKYIYNDFIKKSNKLRKNLIKNDLKYNLKSKGLVFLYAMIDKYGSILNKSQKTKIQFLNNTSSIRYYLYLNKVIFKSAKTYLEIMKRVLKELQMSTNTPMKFLVRGNYIDNLNNIARNDNMFYANLFVLTALSRRDPVKDYYSDKRKMLSATLSEKFANSTSMLIPHKLRKLVVSMKKGFLKKKLLTSLAKIKLLQHIPAHMLENITTSIRFTTHTIATMQIMQNAKYMSKNNYSQYDNKGMLARQIFTNGGFAEYADNLMAKWFSKGFEEYKREQIENFKLENSINSELRDSERVDENDTSEESAKKKLKDLELEEREKMKKENSFLFNQSDKWDQFINKELVRALGLWLEFNDNPTNASSFVYKLVQDSKYLLENNLDNNILFSRTVKPTKQTAFRRFFNKILSLGNMLLRKPSFRVEHALWFGATIDIKKAFILLEKVSELHKMLNNHDESWLINEAFIEIVDHVVDLSTYKHVREPFGVARNPGMMAINPKYAELSHENRLRELQNSMCADHCSSVWKVISSFALHHLKNPDSLHTYESKFSKNSFGNKIDDKDFVHNFKMILGGDAALHYFDNLLPKTMKKDLKAMKYGVSLTSAFSLKLTKIIFSQMQLPYLSQMFYMQAPYFGHFIGKWQKERQQSRLKEIMSFMTLGSLSAYTLFSAMDITQQAKDIGTGPVATCFATRTTPPQQICLNSVVSTTLTNSTQSAMKCVFSVGLFASIGPYLFAPMAGLAVWKILKSEFKVLQRIDMALKNVFKNMWNKFLSLKGISKLRGIFKRKKVMKKKIIENATRKMNEMKNNPEKAKAHQMALKKNNNYSKGTYHYISYAKIKI from the coding sequence atgttaaaattttttatattcattttacacatatatttatacatcGATTCAATATATGCATCAGAAGTAAGCAAACATTTAAATCATGAGAAAGATGAATTGAAATATGCTAGTCCAACATTTGATCCCAAGAAAGGTACCAAggttattttttatatgcCAGGAAATGAAAAAGGTGTTATAGGGAATAATGTACAAAATGGACAACATGGAACTCAAAGAAATCCTTCTACAGTATATCCTGGGAGTGAAATGAAGAATGAAAAAACAGGAACAGCTAATTctgaaatatataataaatcCCATGGATCTTctaatgataataatgcAAATAATTCtcaaaataaaacaataaatTTACATATGGATGgaaataattcaaataatagtaattctaataattatgatttAAACAGtgaatatgaaaaaattagaagaaaagaagaagaagcTGCAAGAAGAATAGCAAGGGAAAGAAGGGCAGATATAAATAGAAGAAATGAAGGTAATAATTCTAACAAACATAATAATCAACAATATGGAGGATATGAATCTGGTGCAAATACACCCAATAGTAGagtaaatataaatataacaaataatagAACACATAGAAATCCACATAATACTAACACTGATGGTcacaataataatatgtataatacAAGTAATGGTGATTATACTAATGGTGGTTATACTAATGGTGGTTATACTAATGGTGGTTATTCTAATGGTGGTTATTCTAATGGTGGTTATTCTAATGGTGGTTATTCTAATGGTGATTATACTAATGGtataaataacaatatgaatggtaaaaataattataatacaACTAATGGGGCATATGTTAATGGAGCTTATGATGGATTGAATAATGGATCATATAAGTTAATTGgtaatttaaataataaccAAAATGTAGATAATTCTtataatcaaaataatgaaaatgacAAATTATACACATCaaaatacaatataaatCTTCAAGATAATCAAAATTCTTCAGATAATAACccaaataataaatcaaCCTTTAACACAAATATCGATTCAAGTAAATCGGAAAGACCATATTTTGATGTGTATGGAAGAGAATATGATcgtaataaatatattccatatagtagaagaaataatttaaaCACAAATCAAAATGGATCAACAAATAATgaaacaaataattataacaCAAATCAAAATGAATCAACAAATAACGGaacaaataattataacaCAAATCAAAATGGATCAACAAATAACGGAACGGATAATTATAACACAAATCAAAATGGATCAACAAATAACGGAACAAATAATTTCAACAATAATCAAAATGGATCAACAAGGTATGGATCCAATAGCAAAGGAACATATGGACCTAATGGAACTCCTTATTATGTGGAACATCAAGAATATGATAATGGAAAATATATGCCTGACTTTCATGTAAGAGATTCCAAGGATTCCATTGGACCTGGAGGGGATTACCATAATTTGTATCAAAACACATATGGAAATGAAAAGAATCCAAATATTTTTCCAGGAAGTCctcataatataaatgtatattcTGTTCACCATAAACCAGATAATGTTGCAAATGGTGGTTTAAATAATGGTATGAATAATGGTATGAATAATACTATGAATAATGGTTTAAATAATGGTATGAATTATGGTATGAATAATTCAGGAAGAATTGGATTAAATAATGTACATCCTTCTAAtgatatacataataatgGAACCGAATATAGTGTACACTATGGAAACAGTGATTCtaataatacaaatgaaAGTGTACAAAATGATTATAGCGATAGTGACTATGATGATCATAACTCAGGGAACAAAAAGAAAgtatataaaagtatatCCGAAAGGAATAGAAAATCTGCTTCTCAAGATGGTTCAGAATTAGGATATAGTGACAGCGATAGTGATAGTGAATACGAAGTAGTAAATggagaaaataaaaaatacagAAATAAGTATAAGGgaaataatgaaaaagataaatatgAAACTAATTGGGATTCCgataattataattctGATAATGAAATTAAAGATGGTTATTTAAGTGAATCTGAAAGAGAATATGCGAGAAAGAAAGCGAATGAAATTGAAgataaaatgaataaagGGGAATATTCgagaaaatataaaaatggtAAATCGAATGCATCCAGATATGATACAACACAAACATCCGATTCGGATGATTCTGATATTGAAGCAAATGCGTTTTATGTAGATAATGGACAAGAAATgttaataaaagaaaaagaacATTATTCAAGTGATTCAGAATTTCATAATGAAGAATCTGCTTCTATTGGAAatttaaatgtatatttcCCTGCTgaaaattatcatttttcAACGTATATGGGATTTGATAGAAGATCCTTTTTACTCTCCAATGAAATTGaattagaaaaaatgaTTGGAGCAAACTTTTCAAATGAAGTCAAAAATTATTGTAGCCGTCACAATGTTGcacaaaaaaaaggaaGCTATCTTGATATATCATTTGAATATTCTAGAGCATTAGAAGAATTAAGATCTGAAATGCTCATAGATTTTAATAAACGTAAACATTTAACAAATAATACTGATGACACCATTTTACACATGATAGAAAATTCAgagaaaagaaaaaatgataCTAATTATAAAGAAACATATGAAGATAAAGATTATGCTAATAATGctaatatttttatgaatgAATATAGTAATCCATTAAGTgcaaaatataataaaatattaaaagaatatcTTTGCCATTTATTTGTTAATAATCCTGGTACTAAACCATTAGAGAGATTGTATTATAACAGTTTAGCATTAGGAGAACTTGTTGAGCCAATtagaaataaatttaaaaatttagCATCATCTACAATTGATTTTAATTATGAAATCCATATGGCCTCGGcatctaatatatatttacttgCACATTTCTTAGTATTATCCTTGGCATATCTTTcatataatgaatatttcACGAAAGGAACCAAATCATTTTATTCATTGCCAACCATACTTACAGCTAATTCTGATAATAGTTTTTTCATGTTAAATGAAATGTGtaatattcattataaaCCCAATAAAAATTTCAAAAAAGATATAACGTTTATACCTATTGAATCAAGGCCTAAAAGATTTACAACATTTTATGGTGAGAGAAGATTAACATGTGATATATTAGAATTAGTATTAAATGCTATTATGTTAATTAATGTTAATGAAATAAACAATGTAttttctaataataatgtagATGGATATGAAAATTCCTTATCGTTTTCAAATAATGCTATTAGAATATTTTCCAAAGTATGTCCtaaaattaataatgataatgtATTAAGATGTGAATTTGAGGAATCAAGTTTATATAATCCTAAAATTATTAAGAATGATATGTCAGAAAAATCCAGTCAAAAGAACTTAAAGAAAGCATTTGATTTATTAAGAACTTATGCTGAAATAGAAAGCAATACAGCTGAAGGTAACACAAGTCCATATTATGTAAGTCTTATATTAGATgatatgaaatataatgatttctataaatataccCTTTGGTATGAACCTAGAGAATTAATATATGGAGATCTGAAAGGTATGCGAATGACGAAAAAGAAgaatacaaaatatatatataacgattttataaaaaaaagtaacAAATTAAGAAagaatttaataaaaaatgatttaaaatataatttaaaaagtaAAGGATTAGTATTTTTATATGCAATGATTGATAAATATGGAagtatattaaataaaagtCAAAAGACAAAAATtcaatttttaaataatacTTCATCTATAcgttattatttatatttaaacaAAGTAATATTCAAATCAGCTAAAACGTATTTAGAAATTATGAAAAGAgtattaaaagaattacAAATGTCTACTAATACTCCAATGAAATTTCTTGTTAGAGGAAATTATATAGacaatttaaataatattgctagaaatgataatatgttttatgCAAACTTATTTGTATTAACAGCATTATCTAGAAGGGATCCAGTAAAAGATTATTATAGTGATAAAAGGAAAATGTTGTCTGCAACATTATCTGAGAAATTTGCTAATTCTACATCTATGTTAATACCTCACAAACTTAGAAAATTAGTTGTATCTATGAAGAAGGGATTcttaaaaaagaaattacTTACATCATTGGCAAAgataaaattattacaaCATATACCTGCACACATGttagaaaatataacaaCAAGTATACGTTTCACAACACATACCATAGCAACTATGCAAATTATGCAAAACGCTAAATATATGTCTAAGAACAATTACTCTCAGTATGATAATAAGGGTATGTTAGCTAGACAAATATTCACAAATGGTGGATTTGCAGAATATGCAGATAATTTAATGGCCAAATGGTTTTCTAAAGGTTttgaagaatataaaagaGAACAAATTGAAAATTTCAAATTGGAAAATTCGATCAATTCTGAATTAAGAGATTCCGAAAGGGttgatgaaaatgataCATCAGAAGAAAGTGCCAAgaagaaattaaaagatCTTGAATTAGAAGAAAgagaaaaaatgaaaaaagaaaatagTTTCTTATTTAATCAAAGTGATAAATGGGATCAATTTATAAATAAGGAACTTGTTAGAGCCTTAGGTTTATGGTTAGAATTTAATGATAATCCAACTAATGCATCATCTTTTGTTTATAAATTAGTACAAGATagtaaatatttattagaaaataacctagataataatattcttttttctaGAACAGTTAAACCAACTAAACAAACCGCTTTCAGAAGATtctttaataaaatattatctCTTGGAAATATGCTTTTAAGAAAACCTAGTTTTAGAGTAGAACATGCATTATGGTTTGGTGCAACtatagatataaaaaaagcatttatattattagaaaaaGTAAGTGAATTACATAAAATGTTAAATAATCACGATGAATCCTGGTTAATTAATGAAGCATTTATAGAAATTGTTGATCATGTGGTAGATTTAAGTACATATAAACATGTAAGAGAACCATTTGGTGTAGCAAGAAATCCTGGAATGATGGCAATAAATCCTAAATATGCAGAATTATCTCATGAAAATAGACTTAGAGAATTACAAAATTCTATGTGTGCTGATCACTGTTCTTCTGTATGGAAAGTTATATCTTCTTTTGCATTACACCATTTAAAGAATCCTGATAGCTTACATACATATGAAAGTAAGTTTTCTAAAAATTCTTTTGGTAATAAAATTGATGATAAAGATTTTGTTCACAATTTTAAGATGATACTAGGAGGAGATGCAGCTTTAcattattttgataatttattaCCAAAAACAATGAAAAAAGATTTGAAAGCAATGAAATATGGTGTATCATTAACATCTGCATTTTCACTCAAATTAActaaaataatattcagTCAAATGCAATTACCTTACTTAAGTCAAATGTTTTATATGCAAGCTCCATATTTTGGTCATTTTATAGGAAAATGGCAAAAAGAAAGACAACAAAGCAGACTTAAAGAAATCATGTCTTTTATGACTCTTGGTAGTTTATCTGCTTATACACTTTTTAGTGCTATGGATATAACACAACAAGCTAAAGATATAGGTACAGGACCAGTAGCGACCTGTTTTGCAACTAGAACGACTCCTCCACAACAAATATGTTTAAATTCAGTTGTTAGTACCACATTAACTAATTCTACTCAATCAGCTATGAAATGTGTTTTCTCTGTTGGTCTCTTCGCATCTATAGGACCATACTTATTTGCTCCTATGGCAGGTCTAGCTGTATGGAAAATCTTAAAATCTGAATTCAAAGTTTTACAAAGAATAGATATGgcattaaaaaatgttttcAAAAATATGTGGAATAAATTCTTATCCCTAAAAGGAATTAGTAAATTAAGAGGTATTTTTAAGAGAAAGAAAGTcatgaaaaagaaaattatagAAAATGCCACTCGTAAAATGAATGAAATGAAGAACAACCCAGAAAAGGCCAAGGCTCATCAAATGGCcctaaaaaaaaataataactATTCTAAAGGAACCTACCATTATATATCATACgcaaaaataaaaatataa
- a CDS encoding leucine-rich repeat protein, with amino-acid sequence MNEIDNNEARNGVDSSLKILSILKISSIIKDGDISNCKELILKNRNIEECEELYQMKNLQKIDLSENKLKDLKMVEMNLNLQQIILQKNIIDNINYLNNINNLTYLNLSYNKIKIIDHICHLKNIKTLILAYNEIEKVPNLSSLQNLEVLILKNNMIEKFAKPAKEMKQLKKISLSFNKIREFFFGSHFSQVQELRLNNNKLINISKDIIYMTNLKLLCIQNNFIIKHDVLDYLSQLNYLKNIVLSDNPFFKNMNVHLLNELIKKLKYLKNINFVPIPQNRKFVYFPFDSSKNNPLNDENLNHMDSKPKFKQNTKQYKQKIISVNKNSRNIFKKKDRN; translated from the coding sequence atgaatgaaatagataataatgaagCAAGGAACGGTGTCGATTCAAgtttgaaaatattaagcatattaaaaatatcatCAATTATTAAAGATGGAGATATATCTAATTGTAAAGAgttaattttaaaaaatagGAATATAGAAGAATGTGAAGAGTTATATCAAATGAAGaatttacaaaaaattGATTTAAGTGAgaataaattaaaagattTAAAGATGGTTGAAATGAATTTAAATTTacaacaaataatattacaaaagaatataatagataatataaattatttaaataatataaataacttgacatatttaaatttgtcctataataaaattaaaataatagaTCATATTTgtcatttaaaaaatatcaaaacATTAATATTAGCATATAATGAAATAGAAAAAGTTCCAAATTTATCAAGTTTACAAAATTTAGAagtattaatattaaaaaataatatgatagAAAAATTTGCTAAACCAGCTAAAGAAATGAAACAgcttaaaaaaatatcactttcttttaataaaataagagagtttttttttggttCTCACTTTTCTCAAGTACAAGAATTAAGGCTAAATAATAACAAGTTAATAAATATTAGCAAggatataatatatatgacaAATTTAAAACTTTTATgtatacaaaataattttattataaaacatGATGTTTTAGATTATTTAAGTCAActaaattatttaaaaaacatCGTACTTTCAGATAATCccttttttaaaaatatgaatgttcatttattaaatgaattaatcaaaaaattaaaatatttaaaaaatattaattttgttCCAATACCTCAAAATAGGaaatttgtatattttccttttgattcatcaaaaaataatccgctaaatgatgaaaatttaaatCATATGGATTCTAAACCAAAATTTAAACAGAATACAAAACAgtataaacaaaaaataatatctgtgaataaaaatagtcgcaatatttttaagaaaaaagatAGAAACTAA
- a CDS encoding putative aminomethyltransferase produces MSKYFLCKLKNRALIQLWGKDSFKFLQSLTTNDLNKIIPESDFILQKNLPENLLCNNYDSYIYEMDNKTTKYEKNAIGLPSLFLLNNGKILYDCFIYNIKYNYEKNLFFSLFYIDCNVHILNLLLDLLDKRRLSCDVYFKNIKNINIYQLLSYTSLLNLHKKVKCTNTFENDMSNTLNNSLRIYNGNDNTSLFFFSKDQRSELLGYRIYEFNYSKDKIPHDYPNSVSFIKSEKVENKKTCNDNIIISKHFDNPFNNILSIFEKEEKIKLTNSFIYDYLKLNLGIIENLYTKDIYFSDTNADIYDPATYTNDNNNNNNNNNNNNNNTDITINNDINKNVNNIKKERDIFKFKNLTPFDLNYDNLNYLTKEKGCYVGQEAINRTRNEIFISKYSLTLCMNYDYYDMFHNNFDNDPTKIYNNILYTKYLKDIKDNHMLKSSFFLLKNLLSSKHNESVTYEHQFDVIYNNDIKSDNTLKNFKIGHVFFYNHIIGICFLIKKKLTNMKHNIFSKSSKIHITNNNYDEATHRIVLIPLDKI; encoded by the coding sequence atgagtaaatattttttgtgtaaattaaaaaatcGAGCCCTTATCCAACTGTGGGGTAAGGACTCCTTTAAATTTCTGCAGAGCCTTACAACAAATGACttgaataaaataataccTGAGAGtgattttatattacaaaaaaatttacctgaaaatttattatgtaataattatgattCCTATATTTATGAAATGGATAATAAGACGACAAAATATGAGAAAAATGCTATAGGATTGccttctttatttttattaaataatggaaaaatattatatgattgttttatatataatataaaatataactatgaaaagaatttattttttagtttattttatatagattgtaatgttcatatattaaatttgTTACTAGACTTATTAGATAAGCGAAGATTATCTTGTGATGtgtattttaaaaatattaaaaatattaatatttacCAGTTATTATCATATACATCTTTATTGaatttacataaaaaaGTCAAGTGTACTAATACCTTTGAAAATGATATGAGTAATacattaaataattcattaagaatatataatggTAACGATAATACATctctcttttttttttcgaAAGATCAAAGAAGTGAATTATTAGGTTATAgaatatatgaatttaatTATAGCAAGGATAAAATACCACATGATTATCCTAACAGTGTGAGTTTCATAAAAAGTGAAAAAgttgaaaataaaaaaactTGTAATGataacataataatatctaaacattttgataatccatttaataatattttaagCATTTTTGaaaaggaagaaaaaataaaacttacaaattcttttatttatgattatttaaaattaaatttaggtattattgaaaatttatacacaaaagatatttattttaGTGATACAAATGCGGATATATATGATCCAGCCACTTATActaatgataataataataataataataataataataataataataataatacagatataacaataaataatgatataaataaaaatgtgaacaatataaaaaaagaaagagatatattcaaatttaaaaatttaacACCATTCGACTTAAATTATGATAACTTAAATTATTTGACAAAAGAGAAAGGATGTTATGTTGGACAAGAAGCTATTAATAGAACCAgaaatgaaatatttataagtaAATATTCATTAACATTATGTATGaattatgattattatgatatgtttcataataattttgataatGATCCTACtaagatatataataatattttatataccaaatatttaaaagatattaaAGATAACCATATGTTAAAAagttctttttttttactaaAAAATTTATTGAGTTCTAAACACAATGAATCAGTGACATATGAACATCAATTTgatgttatatataataatgatataaaatcAGATAAtactttaaaaaattttaaaattggtcacgtttttttttataaccATATAATAGgtatatgttttttaataaaaaaaaaattaacaaatatgaaacataatatattttcaaaaagttcgaaaatacatataacaAACAACAATTATGATGAGGCTACTCATCGAATAGTTTTGATCCCCTTGGATAAAATTTAA
- a CDS encoding DER1-like protein, with protein MNLILYIAVFIIYLTNIHCKNEYNIKKISGKNNYKYNKISTNVKQLGNINRSYYKRKDYLNIRNNKKTIEYLPTTNQNIHYKKFKNLVNKSKSKNKLYYLYIPNNDTNSINEKKNKQNNKVLEIYFEKKKLLAQYFNNLKSSFIYKLKNTKIITKLFLSSSLLILTLNVIGLKPEEIALHSKRVLRAFEFYRIYTSALFYGDISLYVLTNIYMLYVQSNQLENRLGSAEMLSYYISQISILSIICSYIKKPFYSTALLKSLLFVNCMLNPYQKANLIFGININNMYLPYLSILIDIIHAQNLKASISGLLGVTSGSIYYLLNIYLYDKYNKKVFKIPNFLKKYLESYDIDEIIQ; from the coding sequence atgaatttgattctttatatagcagtatttattatatacttaACCAACATACATTGcaaaaatgaatataacataaaaaaaataagtggaaaaaataattataagtacaataaaatatctaCCAATGTAAAACAATTAGGTAATATTAATcgttcatattataaaaggaaagattatttaaatatacgAAATAACAAGAAAACGATCGAATATTTGCCTACAACCAATCAGAATATACACTATAAGAAATTCAAAAACCTTGTCAATAAATCTAAAAGTAagaataaattatattatttatatatacctaATAATGATACAAATTCAATAAAcgaaaagaaaaacaaacaaaataacaaagtattagaaatatattttgagaaaaaaaaattacttgcacaatattttaataatttaaaatcctcatttatatataaattaaaaaacacaaaaattataacgaaattatttttatcatcatcattattaatattaacaTTAAATGTAATTGGATTAAAACCTGAAGAAATTGCATTACATAGTAAAAGAGTTTTGAGAGCATTTGAATTTTATCGAATTTATACATCAGCTTTATTTTATGGAGATATTTCTCTATATGTtttaacaaatatatatatgttatatgtGCAAAGTAATCAATTAGAAAATAGGCTTGGATCAGCTGAAATGTtatcttattatatatcacAAATTAGTATATTATCTAttatatgttcatatatCAAAAAACCATTTTATTCAACAGCTTTATTGaaatcattattatttgttaatTGTATGCTTAATCCATATCAAAAAGCTAACTTAATCTTTGgaattaatattaataacaTGTACTTACCTTATCTGTCTATATTAATAGATATTATACATGCACAAAATTTAAAAGCATCTATATCTGGATTATTAGGAGTAACAAGTGGATCCATATATTATCTTCTCAATATTTActtatatgataaatataacaaaaaagTGTTCAAAATACCAAATTttctaaaaaaatatctCGAGTCTTATGATATCGACGAAATAATACAATAA